Part of the Erwinia amylovora genome is shown below.
CGCGGCTATGTGAGCGGCATCATGGAAAACTGGCTATTTATGCCGGAAAGCTTTGATCTGGCCGAAGATGCTGCGCAACTGGTGGCTACCTTAATTGATATGTTGAACTACAGCGTAACCTTGCGCAAACCGGCCTGATGGCGAATTATGCCAATGCGATGACCTTTTGTTCAAAATCCCGTTGTACAATAGCCAGGGCTGCCAGCACGGTTGCCGGGTCAAGCTGATTTTCCTCAAGTAACATAATCAAATCAACGGCTAGTTTGATTTCTTCTGGCGCAGTTTCCAGCGACATAAGGTCTCCTTATCAGATGTACTGCATAAGCTGAAGCTTTAGATGCGCAGAATTCTGCCCACGCCGGCCATGATCAGCGCACCGACCAGCGCCATTAGCAGGGCATGTGTGTCGAAAACGCTCAGAGAACCGTATTCGAAGTAACTACTGATATATCCGCCGATCAACGCACCGATGGCGGCAAGTACCAGCGAGCTGACCAGCCCACTGGCCCGGGCGGGGAACAGGCGCCAGGCCACAATACCCACCAGCAGGCCGATGACAATCCAGGTAAGCAGACCCATAATATTACCGCTGCTCCAGTCATAAAAGGCTAATAGCCGTCATACTTCAGGCGGCAGGAACGTTGGCAGCGTATTACTCGACTTCGCCCGGGCCTTCCCCCTTTGAGGCAGCGCCAGTACTGTGCAAAACACCATTTCGTTTTGCCTGCAACGCGACTTATTCGGTTATATTATAACCCACGTTCACGGTTTTCAATGGCGCGCTCAATTCGTTTTAAAGCTTGCAGACAACGCTGCAAACGTCCTTCCAGCGCCGCCAGTTCGCGTTGTAAGTGCTGCTGCCGGATCAGCGTTTCCTGCTGCGCTAACAGGCTTTCACGATCGCCGATCATGGCGCGCAGGCGGCGCTCAAAGTCCTGATGTTCCGCCAGCTTCTCGTACAAATTCTCTTTGACTGGGGCCGGGCGGCGCTCGCTGCTGCGCATTTTTTGCGTGGCGACTTCACGCTGTAGCGCGCTCATTTGTAAAACCACCCGTTCGGCCATCCACGCTACGCTTTCAGTGCGGTTATCACGCACGCTTTGCGCTAACTGTGCCAGCGTTTGGCGTACTTCCAGCAAATAATCGCCAAGTCGGGTGGTGTGGCAATGAAACAACTGATGGTCGAAGCGTGCCTGTGTCGTACGCTTATTGGCATGAGGCTCGACGGCCAGCGCCAGCTTTTCGAGCTGAATTTCCAGTTGTTGCAACAAAACTACGCTCTTCATTGGCTTCTCCCCGGCGTTAATCCCGGTATGATAACCTGAATTTAACTCTGAATTATGCGGGCTTGCCATGCGACGTTACATTCTGATGACTTTGGGTTGGTTAGCCATGATATTAGCCACTATCGGCGTTATCCTGCCACTGCTGCCCACCACGCCTTTTTTACTGCTGGCAGCGTGGTGCTTTGCCCGATCGTCGCCGCGCTTTCACGATTGGCTGTTGCATCGTTCGGTGTTTGGGCGTTATCTGCGCTACTGGCAGCAGCACCACGCCATGCCTCCG
Proteins encoded:
- a CDS encoding GlsB/YeaQ/YmgE family stress response membrane protein, with the protein product MGLLTWIVIGLLVGIVAWRLFPARASGLVSSLVLAAIGALIGGYISSYFEYGSLSVFDTHALLMALVGALIMAGVGRILRI
- a CDS encoding DUF454 family protein — protein: MRRYILMTLGWLAMILATIGVILPLLPTTPFLLLAAWCFARSSPRFHDWLLHRSVFGRYLRYWQQHHAMPPGAKGKAILFILLTFALSLWMINIFWLRLLLLAILIPLIIFIIRLPVHDTGDE
- the rsmS gene encoding pleiotropic regulatory protein RsmS yields the protein MSLETAPEEIKLAVDLIMLLEENQLDPATVLAALAIVQRDFEQKVIALA
- the priC gene encoding primosomal replication protein PriC → MKSVVLLQQLEIQLEKLALAVEPHANKRTTQARFDHQLFHCHTTRLGDYLLEVRQTLAQLAQSVRDNRTESVAWMAERVVLQMSALQREVATQKMRSSERRPAPVKENLYEKLAEHQDFERRLRAMIGDRESLLAQQETLIRQQHLQRELAALEGRLQRCLQALKRIERAIENRERGL